One window from the genome of Tachypleus tridentatus isolate NWPU-2018 chromosome 11, ASM421037v1, whole genome shotgun sequence encodes:
- the LOC143232198 gene encoding uncharacterized protein LOC143232198 gives MLFAAFFLGLLACSQAGLLGGYYGAGVVAPAYAASYGGPDPTGAFARAQGAAANHEGAILRGIPVGRAAAHNTAVNHGGFGLGHGFALGGLGYGYGLGGLSHGYGLGGLGYGYGLGGYGYGLGLGYGYGLGGYGYGLGLGKGLLH, from the exons ATGCTG TTCGCCGCTTTTTTCCTTGGTCTTCTCGCTTGCTCTCAGGCTGGTTTACTTGGAGGCTATTATGGCGCTGGTGTCGTAGCCCCTGCTTATGCAGCAAGTTATGGTGGTCCTGACCCCACTGGTGCCTTTGCTCGAGCTCAAGGAGCTGCTGCTAACCATGAAGGTGCCATCCTTCGTGGAATCCCTGTTGGACGTGCCGCTGCCCATAACACTGCTGTGAACCACGGTGGATTTGGCCTTGGCCATGGCTTTGCCTTGGGTGGACTAGGCTATGGTTATGGACTTGGCGGTTTGAGTCATGGCTATGGACTTGGCGGTTTGGGTTATGGCTATGGGCTTGGTGGTTATGGCTACGGACTTGGCCTGGGTTATGGCTATGGGCTAGGTGGTTATGGCTACGGACTTGGCTTGGGCAAGGGTTTGCTGCACTAA